In Penaeus chinensis breed Huanghai No. 1 chromosome 2, ASM1920278v2, whole genome shotgun sequence, the following proteins share a genomic window:
- the LOC125031621 gene encoding uncharacterized protein LOC125031621, translating to MNKMIRGLRLLRGGRGRALRLGVLAVLGVWAWVALLSGNGDPSPQQHGKVSKSPSPQVAAPIIVQHSTVSHAPPESLNHAPLRKDTDKAQKDKVSFSASEDVNPRYNIVAKKEGVDVELLPLRKQDFEDVPLGDAARDKGEGKEDPAGPDAREDYDEDEDDEDEEEEEDQGKWGGRNKMANGDEGLVEDEDARAAKDNVALEEQGEEEGEHQLKAMLKDLQKQEYWKSPEGVKLWEKNRNLEERRQFDFDNPEKSVWKGEDDLMGLKGKISDMQTNDLKGDAGAAENDFKLRRMRVKEVCKKYNLGPLAKPGSRPSIKHPPTPNYDVFYIDRNDGLAWCPIYKAASTTWLYNFILLGGLSDSYVQNTKEQVSNVARKLWPPLEYTQADMALKMSLKFMIVRHPFERIVSAYRDKLENLNIGKEHGIEHFYQKYGRKIVAKYRQEGQGPPVDRYSQDKDNPALPPPKGIEPTFEEFVRYLINTDLVYYADDHWMPYYLHCTPCLVDYDVIAKFETLDRDQKYIIEKRKLEKKIKVSWKHLTKGKKTSDTVKRYFSTITKDQLLKLYQKYKVDFELFNYSIDDYLSYVKPS from the exons ATGAACAAAATGATAAGAG GTCTCCGGCTGTTGCGAGGTGGGCGTGGCCGGGCGCTGAGGTTGGGCGTCCTGGCGGTgctgggcgtgtgggcgtgggtggcgcTTCTGTCGGGGAACGGCGATCCATCTCCACAGCAGCATG GCAAGGTCAGCAAGTCCCCCAGCCCTCAGGTCGCGGCACCAATCATCGTACAGCATTCTACAGTTAGCCACGCCCCTCCAGAGAGCCTAAACCACGCCCCCTTAAGAAAAGATACCGACAAG gCTCAGAAGGACAAGGTCAGCTTCAGCGCGAGCGAGGACGTCAACCCAAGGTACAACATTGTAGccaagaaggaaggggtggaCGTCGAACTCCTGCCCTTGAGAAAGCAGGACTTCGAGGACGTCCCCCTGGGCGACGCCGCGAGagacaagggggagggaaaggaggacccAGCGGGACCTGACGCGAGAGAGGActacgatgaagatgaagatgacgaagacgaagaggaggaggaggatcaaggaaagtggggagggaggaacaaAATGGCGAACGGAGACGAAGGCCTTGTCGAAGACGAGGACGCGAGAGCAGCTAAGGATAACGTGGCTCTCGAGgagcaaggggaggaggaaggggagcaccAGTTGAAGGCAATGTTGAAGGACCTCCAGAAGCAAGAATACTGGAAGTCACCCGAAGGCGTGAAACTATGGGAGAAAAACCGCAACCTGGAGGAGAGGAGACAGTTCGACTTCGACAACCCCGAGAAGAGCGTCTGGAAGGGAGAAGACGACCTGATGGGACTCAAGGGGAAGATCAGCGACATGCAAACAAACGACCTAAAGGGAGACGCAGGTGCTGCTGAGAACGACTTCAAGTTGCGCAGGATGAGAGTGAAGGAGGTGTGCAAGAAATATAACCTGGGTCCTCTGGCCAAACCTGGGTCTCGTCCGAGTATCAAGCACCCGCCCACTCCCAACTACGACGTATTCTATATCGACAG AAACGACGGACTGGCTTGGTGCCCCATATACAAGGCCGCTTCAACGACGTGGCTTTATAATTTCATACTCCTTGGCGGCCTCTCCGACTCTTACGTCCAGAACACCAAGGAACAAGTCTCCAACGTGGCCAGGAAGCTGTGGCCTCCTCTTGAGTACACGCAGGCCgatatg GCCCTGAAGATGAGTCTCAAGTTCATGATCGTCCGCCACCCGTTCGAACGCATCGTCTCCGCGTATCGAGACAAGTTGGAGAACCTAAACATAGGGAAGGAACACGGAATCGAACACTTCTACCAGAAATACGGACGGAAGATCGTAGCTAAATACCGCCAGGAAGGGCAAGGACCACCAGTCGATAGGTACTCGCAAGATAAGGACAACCCTGCTCTCCCACCGCCGAAGGGTATCGAACCGACTTTCGAAGAGTTCGTGAGGTACCTGATTAACACGGATCTTGTTTACTATGCGGACGACCACTGGATGCCCTACTACCTTCACTGCACCCCGTGTCTCGTTGACTATGACGTCATTGCGAAGTTCGAGACCTTGGACAGGGACCAGAAGTACATCATCGAGAAGAGGAAGTTGGAGAAGAAGATCAAAGTCTCGTGGAAGCACCTGACGAAGGGGAAAAAGACGTCAGATACAGTTAAAAGATACTTTAGCACGATAACTAAAGATCAGTTACTGAAGCTTTACCAGAAATATAAGGTTGATTTtgaattatttaattattctatTGATGATTATTTGTCTTACGTGAAACCGTCATAG